The following is a genomic window from Dryobates pubescens isolate bDryPub1 chromosome 5, bDryPub1.pri, whole genome shotgun sequence.
AAATTGTGCCTCCTATCATGTGGCCAGCTGGCAATGGGGTGATTGACAAACCATGTCCTTTGCCTACAAAagttttcagtattttaaatatCTTAAATTTGTTAAAATCTATTACTCTGAACAAGAGACAGTAGTTTTAAACAACTGAATGCCAAAATTGTTACTAGGTAAAAACATCAAATGAAGTACGAAAAAATCAGTATCATATCTATCTTTCCCATATAACCACTAACTGCAGAAATTTTTGCAATTCACTTCTATTTTGCCCcagaaaaagaaactgaagatCACCTCTTCCCTCTACCACCCACTGGTACTCAGagacactgcagagctgctctgactACAGACCTCAGCAACAATAAATTATATAACAAGCACATCACATGAAAGCAAGTACACTGTTGAAAGGCTGACTCCTCTATGCACCAACACAAAACATTTACTGTATCATTCACAGTCTAGGTGCTTACAAAACACACATACAAATTACACAGACTCCAAGTTTTCCACAATGACAAACATGCCAGTCAAACAACACAAGGCAATTTGTTCATGTGCTGCGGCCAGGGATGATGGATCTTTTCAGCACCTGATGCTTTGTCTTTTTTAatgcactgctgctcctcatcaTTTGTGCTAGCCTGTATCTTTGTCAGAGTAAAACTAAAACTATTTCAAGTACAGCATCCTATTTCTACTTTCCAAATCACAGCACATATACTTTGGCAAGCAGCTTTCAAGAATGGGGAGATACTACACCTCGGAGACAAGCTGCTGGCGGTGAGTTTCTAAGTTTCCTTGCTCAAGAACAGggtttccatttcattccaaaCTTTGAATTCAACAAGACTGAAAAACTGCTGATTGCAGATGCCACAGTTGCTAGCAATAAGCTACACTGAGTATCATCCAGTCTGTGAAGACCTTCTCATTACCTCATCCATATGCTGCAACCTAAGCTCTGAAACCTATTCATTCtctagaaatattttctttgtgttAGTGATTACTGCAGATTTCTGAGGCATCCACCGCTAGTGTTGAGTAAATGCTTTTGAGAGACATGAGCAAATTccaagaaaaaccaaaaaacccacaaaggagaaacaaatatataaatatagtgTAATATGACCTTCAACTCATTAAGTGGAaattctacccatttctacaTACAATTAAGGAGACAAACATTCAGCTGATACAGGCAAACACAGGGCTACAGAATTCAGCCCTCTGAAGGAACTTAAAATTTGAAAACTGACTCCCTTTTAAAAAAGGTTACTTCAACTCTTAATGACTATGTTGCCTTTCACTATAAGTCATTTATTGAAACTTTAGTGATATTTTTACCTTTCAAGTTCACAATCTGAGAAAACTTCAGCTGCTGTATCTTATCAAAGGCTGCATCTACATCATCCAAGGTAAAGAGAGTGAAATCCTCAGTATTATGGCGGGACTACAACAAATAAGAAGTATAGGCCATTCAAGAACCTGAGCATTCCACCATGTCAACAATGCTGTATACAAAAGCATAAGCTTAAATATACCTGGTAGAGATCATACATAAACATCTGTCCCATTTTATATACAGGAATAGTTGCATAAATGGCACAATTCAATCCCATTTTTCCAACTGCATAAGGAAGAGCACCAAGGTGTAGAGGGTCAGGATGAGAAAGAAGAACAGCATCAACCTGGTGTACATGTCTACAAAAAGAGAGACAACAGAagctggtaaaaaaaaaatctgtaatggCTATTTTGAGAATACACACACAGCTTGAATGCCAAACAAGAAAACTTAAGCCCTTCCAGGTTTAGAACAAAATTTTCAAAGACTTAATCAAAAGTTACAGATACTACCTAAAAACGCAAGTGACTCCTGAAAATTATTTCAAGGTCTGGAAGACCTTCTGGAAGACCTTGAAATTCCTGATTAGAAAGGCTTTAATATATACTTGGACACCAGAAGATATGTTAACTGAGGAGCATCATCTAAGAAAATTTATGTGCCAGTTTTGGGGGGTTTACTCAGTTTACaaacagacttttttttcttgcaaaatAAACTTACTACTTACCATAACTGAAAAACTCCTTCATGTCAACCTTCAGAAAAAGTTCAGCGTTTGCATCTAGACATTTCAAAGTCTATTTCTTTGCAGGGCTGGTATAACTATAGAAACTGTGTTCCTGACTGATGATCTACTCAAATTGCAACAAGAAGCAGAGCTCAAACACTATACACACGAAGGATTGTTTTATTTAAAACTAAATCACTCCAAATTACTTTAGAGCCAAGGTCTGTCTCCTATAAACTCTGATACCTTGCATgtttatgaaaacaaacaaaacaactaagccaaaacaaacacagaacagTTTGAGAATTGCAGTTAATAAATTCACTAGCTTCATAACCACTTCCCCACCAGATTTATAACGGAAATGTTTCAGCATCGTAGTTCTTTTCATATAAAACATACttcaaacaaaaagaacaatttTAGCTATAACACCACCATGCACATAGCACTGCACGGTATTTTGAAAACTTTCCCCAACAGGACAAAAtctacaacaacaaaaagtgtAAGGATTGAAAAACTTACTTCCTCAGAGAATCAATAATATCCATAGAAAAGTTTTCATCCCAGCCACAGTCCAAGAGAAAACGAAATTCATCGACTTGCAACAGATAGCAAAGAGCAGATTCCTCCTGCACCCCTGACAGCGTAGTCAACTTGATAATCGATGTCATTTTCCTCTCCAAGTGTTTAATCTTCAAAAGAACTAATCtgaatgaggggggaaaaaatgtctcATTGGCTAATCCAAAGGAAAAATACCTATTTAGGTCTAACTTTATAAGTTTCTGAGAATGTGCTGGGTATTAGTTATGAATACCACTCAATAAAGCTACTGGACATCAGTTAAACCTCGGATATTAACTTTGGATCCGTATAGATCTTTTATTATCAGAAAAATGGGGGGTGGGATGTTTAGGGTGGTGTTACAATTAGACAAAAAAACCAAGAACAAACTCCACACAAAATTATAAAAACCAAACGAGCCAACAAACCAACGCACCGATTCTAAGTCATCtaacagcagctcctccttggaTCGGGTAAAAGCACCTGGACCTGGTGCATCCAGGGCTGTAGACCCTCAAAGCCCAGgaactgcctgaagggggcccaGCACCGGGTGGGCTGAGGGTTCTGCACAGGAGGGCTCAAGCGCCCTAACACCGAGAAAGCGACCCGGCACTGATGAAACGAGTCTCACCGGCCCAGACTGCAATGAAAGGCGCGAGCCCTGCGCCCACTTCAGTCGCaagataaaatgaaagaaaatgccaGCTCGGGTAGCATAAGCCAAGCGCTTCACGCCTCAGCCCAGGCCGAGTGCGACTCTGGGACTCAGGAGGAAAGGCGCATTCGCAATGAGAGCCGGGGCCGGCCGCAGCGCTGACCTCCaagagccgccgccgccgccgccgctacCTGCCTCGTGGGCCGCCCGTGGGCCGCCCGCGTGCCGCCCAGCCTCTCTCAAGCCCACCGGAGCGAGAGCCCGCCACCTCCTCCCGGCACGACACCCTCCGCCATCTTGCGGAAGACGAGCGGAAGGAGAACGGAAGCTGAGCGGGTAACAGGCAGCACCACCGCGAGGCGGTGGGGGGTGActgtctctctctccccctgtcCCTGAGCGGGCCGTGGGCTCTTCCGGCCTGCTCTCACCGCCTGTTGCCCTTGGTGTGGCCGCTGCGCGGGGCTCGGCGGTAGCGGGGAACGGTAACAGCAGGGGATTTCGCGGGGGAGCGGGAGCTGCCGAGGTGGTGTTTCTGTGGTACCTGTGTCAGCCTTCTCTGGGAGCGCTTCGCCCGATCCCTGCTTCCTTCGGCTAAGACATGGGTCAGGCAGGGATTTATAGTGCCCATGCCCCTGCGGGCATGGGCGTGCGGGAGACGGTCGCCTTAGCAAGCAGGCTAGGAGCAGCATTTCTGTGTGTCCGGCGGGACCAGGAGGCTGGTAGGGCCCTCGTGGGCCAGTACCGTGAGCTCTGGCCTGAGCGGCCGGGACAGGGCAGCGTCTCCCGCCGCAGTCCCCCCGCGTTGCCTCCGCTGTTCGGCGTGCCGCCGGCCTAGAACAGCTGTGACGAACGACGCTGTGTCCTTCCTAGTTAGCATGCAGAGCTCACGGCTGTATGATTTCATGGTGTCACATAACTTGCAGCAAGACGCAGATCTGGAAGGCTTTGTTTAAGTTGGAAAAGGGTCATTGGATTTTAGAAATGTCCTTTATTCCTTGCCTGTCAATTACCCACTATGTACAGCTCATCTTTCAGTCTTGTGACCCGTAATCATGCACCAGTTAGAGGACTCTAGATTGTAAGTGCATTTGTAATGTTTTACAGAACAGCAAATTTCTGTATCAGTAAAGTAAGTTGAATGGGTAAACTACTCTAGAAAATTTAAATTGAACTGTTTGATTAGAGACGTTCTATTTCTCATTAATTTTAGGACAAAATCCTATTTTCTGAGGCTGAGACTAGTTATGATTATTTCTAAGAAACTCTGTGGACTTGAAAATCGCATGTGACTGGGGGAGGTGTTTGATGGCCCTCATGTTGATTATGCCAGTATAGGATTACATTGAGATTAAAGGTGCGAGGTATGGAATGCTTTCAATGTACAGTTTTATCAGTAACTCATCCTTTAATGGTTTTCTTTCTAGCAGTCATGGTGAATTTTGCCCAAGCTGTGCGTGATCACTGGGTTCACATCTTCGTTCCCTTGGGATTTGTGATTGGATGCTATTGGGACAGAAAGAATGATGAAAAACTATCTGCCTTCAGAAACAAGAGCTTATTATATAGAAGG
Proteins encoded in this region:
- the NDUFB1 gene encoding NADH dehydrogenase [ubiquinone] 1 beta subcomplex subunit 1, coding for MVNFAQAVRDHWVHIFVPLGFVIGCYWDRKNDEKLSAFRNKSLLYRRELKPGEEATWK